Proteins co-encoded in one Oncorhynchus masou masou isolate Uvic2021 chromosome 22, UVic_Omas_1.1, whole genome shotgun sequence genomic window:
- the LOC135509226 gene encoding zinc finger protein 569-like, with amino-acid sequence MSKIQLLRVFLNERLRTAAEEILWAVEKTIAEEVSRSNEENDRLQRQLEIALIKLNRADILQQSVSEQVPPEQQQCVQEWSPSLGQEDPEPTQIKEEQEEWEEQLQELEDDTKDSIFTNAFMEPDCEDPTRHSYLYQAQNEGKEERDSLPSTSTANIKAETGGEDYRLSEPTSDSQPNYVRNPYCSAAQRENIDWMGVRGPPSGFKPVKSKKRWTGKRQSSHMNTKGRKSTESSDLKSPRQRDNAPCRCKVCGKSFQYMGSLMKHVQTHTNEKEHICGVCGKCFESTESMKHHIQTHIADRMCCHVCSKCFTSNRDLIVHMRTHTGDKPYQCSDCGKEFSVRNSLKRHMKIHAGGKGYSCSHCDKCFSTSFRLTFHMMRSHRGEIIQVSCM; translated from the exons ATGTCTAAAATACAGCTGTTAAGAGTGTTTCTCAATGAGCGATTAAGAACTGCTGCTGAGGAGATATTATGGGCAGTTGAAAAAACAATAGCAGAAGAAGTTTCACGTTCAAATGAGGAAAATGACCGACTCCAGAGGCAGCTTGAAATCGCTCTCATCAAGCTAAACAGAGCAG ACATCCTCCAACAATCAGTCTCGGAACAGGTTCcccctgagcagcagcagtgtgtgcaGGAGTGGAGCCCCAGTCTCGGACAAGAGGACCCAGAGCCTACACAGATaaaggaggaacaggaggaatgGGAAGAACAGCTTCAAGAGCTGGAAGATGATACCAAAGACTCCATATTCACTAATGCCTTTATGGAACCTGACTGTGAAGACCCAACTCGGCACTCATATCTTTATCAAGCCCAGAATgagggaaaagaagagagagactcTCTACCCAGCACCTCAACTGCAAATATCAAAGCAGAAACTGGTGGAGAGGACTACAGATTATCAGAACCAACCAGTGATTCTCAGCCTAATTATGTAAGAAATCCATACTGTTCTGCAGCTCAGAGGGAAAACATTGATTGGATGGGAGTCAGAGGGCCTCCGTCAGGTTTTAAACCAGTCAAATCAAAGAAAAGATGGACAGGAAAAAGACAAAGCTCCCATATGAATACTAAGGGTAGAAAATCCACAGAGTCGTCCGATCTGAAATCACCCAGGCAAAGGGATAATGCTCCTTGCCGTTGTAAAGTGTGTGGAAAGTCTTTCCAGTACATGGGTTCGTTAATGAAACATGTGCAAACTCATACAAATGAGAAGGAACatatttgtggtgtgtgtggaaaATGTTTTGAGTCCACAGAAAGTATGAAACATCACATCCAAACTCACATTGCAGATAGGATGTGTTGTCATGTTTGTAGTAAATGCTTCACGAGCAATAGGGATCTGATTGTGCACATGAGAACCCACACAGGGGATAAACCGTATCAATGTTCTGATTGTGGCAAAGAATTCAGCGTTCGCAATAGTCTGAAAAGGCACATGAAGATTCATGCAGGAGGTAAAGGATATAGCTGCAGTCATTGTGACAAGTGTTTCAGCACTAGCTTCCGTCTGACATTTCACATGATGAGGAGTCACAGGGGCGAAATCATACAGGTGTCCTGTATGTAG
- the LOC135509229 gene encoding uncharacterized protein LOC135509229, producing MTDHHLKLNLGKTELLFLPGKDCPFHDLAITVDNSIVSSSQSAKNLGVILDNTLSFSTNIKAVARSCRFMLYNIRRVRPCLTQEAAQVLIQALVISRLDYCNSLLAGLPACAIKPLQLIQNTAARLVFNLPKFSHVTPLLRSLHWLPVEARIRYKTMVLAYGAVRGTAPQYLQALIRPYTQTRALRSSTSGLLASLPLRKYSSRSAQSKLFAALAPQWWNKLPHDARTAESITTFWRHLKPHLFKEYLG from the coding sequence atgacggatcaccacctcaagctgaacctcggcaagacggagctgctcttcctcccggggaaggactgcccgttccatgatctcgccatcacggttgacaactccattgtgtcctcctcccagagcgctaagaaccttggcgtgatcctggacaacaccctgtcgttctcaactaacatcaaggcggtggcccgttcctgtaggttcatgctctacaacatccgcagagtacgaccctgcctcacacaggaagcggcgcaggtcctaatccaggcacttgtcatctcccgtctggattactgcaactcgctgttggctgggctccctgcctgtgccattaaacccctacaactcatccagaacaccgcagcccgtctggtgttcaaccttcccaagttctctcacgtcaccccgctcctccgctctctccactggcttccagttgaagctcgcatccgctacaagaccatggtgcttgcctacggagctgtgaggggaacggcaccgcagtacctccaggctctgatcaggccctacacccaaacaagggcactgcgttcatccacctctggcctgctcgcctccctaccactgaggaagtacagttcccgctcagcccagtcaaaactgttcgctgctctggccccccaatggtggaacaaactccctcacgacgccaggacagcggagtcaatcaccaccttctggagacacctgaaaccccacctcttcaaggaatacctaggatag